Part of the Methylovirgula sp. 4M-Z18 genome is shown below.
GAGCAACGCGAAAAGGTCGCCCGATACGCCGATCAAATGGTCTTCGAAGGATTTGTTCCTTAGGATCAGGACAATCGTTGCCGCTCCAGTTCGACGCTGGTTTGCACCTGCGAGAGAAAATGAGCGGCATTCAAGCCTGGTGAAATGACGGGCAGGCAGGAAACCCGAATCTTTCCGGCGTGCTTCTCGCCCTTGCCCGAAGGCCAGAAGCGGCCCGAATTCAGCGCCACCGGCAAGACTTTCACGTCGAGCACGTGATAGAGCAATTGCACGCCGCGTTTGAAATCGACTTTGTCGTCGGCATCTGCGCGAGTGCCTTGAGGAAAAATTACGACTGAGCGGCCTTGCGCGAGAGCCTTCCGGCTCGCCTCGGCCATTTTGCGAATCGCCGCGGCGCCCGCATCGCGATCGATCAAAATCATCGGCGCGCGCTTGAGGTACCAGCCGAATACCGGGATCTTGCCCAGTTCTTCCTTGGCGACCAAAGTCACATTCGGAAACAGCACGTTGAAGGCGATCGTTTCCCAAGTCGATTGATGATTGCAAACGATGAGGCAAGGCTCAGCCGGAATATTCTCACGGCCCTCGACCTCATAGGAAATATCAACGATCCAATGCAGCAGCGCGAGCACCATCCGCGCCCAGTTCCGCGCCATCATACGCACTGCGCGCGACGGGCTGCCGAACAGGGCAAGAAATGGAATCGGCACCGCCCACAGAGCCGTCACCGACGCAAAGCAAATATTGAACAGTAGCGACCGTAAGCGCCCGACCGCGGCGTGGGTTTCCAGATTTGCGCCTTCGAGCAGGGCCATGATCATCTCCTTGGCGCAACAGATTAGGGTTAGGATCGGCGAAGGTGAAGGATTTTTGCGGCATATTTGCGGGCGGCCACCTATTCGCACCGCACAATGCACCCTAAATTAGCCGCATGAGCCCTACCGGTCTTTCCCTGAAAATCGTCACCTCTTTACGCGAAATTTCCGCCGCCGATTGGGACGCTTGCGCCAATCCACTGTGCCAGACGGAGAGATGCACCCTCCCCGGGACCTCGGTGGGCGAGCGCTACAATCCCTTTATTTCGTACGATTTCCTCTATTCGCTCGAAACGTCGAAATCGGTTGGAGGCCGGTCCGGCTGGACGCCGGCGCATATCATCGTAGAGGACGGAACCGGAGCGCTCGTGGGCGCCTGTCCGACCTATCTCAAATCGCATTCCTATGGTGAATATGTTTTCGATCACGGGTTTGCCGAAGCCTATGAGCGGGTGGGTGGCAGCTATTATCCCAAGCTGCTGGTCGCCGTTCCCTTCACACCGGTCACCGGCCGGCGGCTGCTGGTCCGCCCGCATCCTGAGTCGGCTCGCATCGAAGCGGCGCTGATCTCCGGGCTACACGCACTGCAGGCGAAAACCAAGGCCTCGTCCATCCACGTCACCTTTCTCGAACAGCGCGAATGGCAAGCGCTGACAGCCCATGATTTCCTGCCGCGCACGGGCCAACAGTTTCATTTCAACAATGACGGCTACGTGAGTTTTGACGATTTCCTTGCACGCCTGTCCTCGCGTAAGCGCAAGATGATCCGTAAGGAACGCAAGGAGGCGCTGCAGGCCGGCATCACGGTCCATTGGCTGACCGCGGCCGATATTCGCAAGGAGCACTGGGATGCGTTCTTCGCGTTCTACATGGATACGGGCTCGCGCAAATGGGGCAGCCCATATCTGACGCGCGCCTTTTTTACCGATGTCGGTGCCCGCATGGCCGACCGCATCCTGCTCGTCATGGCCAAGCGCGATGGCCGCTGGATCGCCGGCGCCATCAATTTCATCGGCGACGATGCTCTCTATGGCCGCAACTGGGGCACGATCGAGGATCACCCCTTCTTGCATTTCGAGGTCTGCTATTATCAGGCAATCGATTTTGCGATTTCACGCAAATTGCAGCGGGTCGAAGCGGGTGCGCAGGGCGAACATAAATTGGCGCGCGGCTACATGCCCGTCACGACCTATTCGGTCCATGATTTCGCGCATCCGGGCCTCAAGCGCGCGGTGGCGGATTATTTGCTGCACGAGCGGACGCAGGTCGCGCAAAACATTGAAATCTACGCGGAACATGCGCCGTTCAAGATCTTGCAGAATGAACCCCAGCAAGACGGGAATGACTAAAGTTTAATTTGAATTTCATGGGGTTCGCAGTCATTTTTCTTCAAAATTCTGGCGCTGCGCCGTGCCTTGAGGAGAGAAATAATGACAAAAGTGTTTCGAGCGCTGTTCGCAGCCGTCCCCATCGTCGCGATTTGCGCGGGATTTGCCTTCGCACAGATGGGACCGGCGCCCGTGGGCTTTGGCCACGGAAATGCGATGCTTGGC
Proteins encoded:
- a CDS encoding lysophospholipid acyltransferase family protein; translation: MALLEGANLETHAAVGRLRSLLFNICFASVTALWAVPIPFLALFGSPSRAVRMMARNWARMVLALLHWIVDISYEVEGRENIPAEPCLIVCNHQSTWETIAFNVLFPNVTLVAKEELGKIPVFGWYLKRAPMILIDRDAGAAAIRKMAEASRKALAQGRSVVIFPQGTRADADDKVDFKRGVQLLYHVLDVKVLPVALNSGRFWPSGKGEKHAGKIRVSCLPVISPGLNAAHFLSQVQTSVELERQRLS
- a CDS encoding GNAT family N-acetyltransferase, with protein sequence MSPTGLSLKIVTSLREISAADWDACANPLCQTERCTLPGTSVGERYNPFISYDFLYSLETSKSVGGRSGWTPAHIIVEDGTGALVGACPTYLKSHSYGEYVFDHGFAEAYERVGGSYYPKLLVAVPFTPVTGRRLLVRPHPESARIEAALISGLHALQAKTKASSIHVTFLEQREWQALTAHDFLPRTGQQFHFNNDGYVSFDDFLARLSSRKRKMIRKERKEALQAGITVHWLTAADIRKEHWDAFFAFYMDTGSRKWGSPYLTRAFFTDVGARMADRILLVMAKRDGRWIAGAINFIGDDALYGRNWGTIEDHPFLHFEVCYYQAIDFAISRKLQRVEAGAQGEHKLARGYMPVTTYSVHDFAHPGLKRAVADYLLHERTQVAQNIEIYAEHAPFKILQNEPQQDGND